The Aureimonas mangrovi genome contains the following window.
CGCGCCATCTCGAAACGGTAGATCGCCCAGATCGCGTGGAAGTTCAGGGTCACGGGCGATCCTCGCGCGTCAGGTCCACGAAGATGTCTTCGAGCGTGCTCTGCCGGGTCTGGATGTCGCGAAGGCGAATGCCGCCGGCATCGAGGTCGTGCAGGAGGGCGGTGATGCCCGTGCGCTCGCTGCCGAGCTCGTAGGTGTAGATCAGGCTCTGGCCGTCTTCCGACAGCTTGAGCTCGTATTGCGCAAGCGTATCGGGAACGGCTGCGAGCGGCGCGTGCAACTCCACGGTGAGTTGCTTGCGACCGAGCGTGCGCATCAGCGCCGCCTTCTCCTCCACTAGAATCAACTTGCCGCGGGCGATGACGCCGATGCGGTCGGCCATCTCCTCGGCCTCTTCGATGTAGTGCGTCGTCAGGATGATGGTGACACCGGTCTCGCGAAGGCCGCGCACGACGCGCCACATGTCGCGGCGCAGCGCGACGTCGACGCCGGCGGTCGGCTCGTCGAGGAAAAGCACCTCGGGTTCGTGCGAGAGCGCCTTGGCGATGAGCACGCGCCGCTTCATGCCGCCCGACAGCGTGTTCAGCTTGTTGTCCTTCTTCTCCCACAGCGAGAGATCCCGGAGCACCTTCTCGATATGGGCGTCGTCCCGCGGCTTGCCGAAGAGACCGCGCGTGAAGGAGACGGTGTTCCATACCGTCTCGAAGGCGTCGGTCGTCAGTTCCTGCGGCACGAGGCCGATCTGCGCGCGCGCCGCGCGAAAGTCCGTCAGGATGTCGTGTCCGGCGACCGTCACTTTGCCGGTGGAGGGTCGCACGAGACCGCACACGATGCCGATCAACGTCGTCTTGCCGGCACCGTTCGGGCCGAGAAGGGCGAAGATCTCGCCCTTCGAGATCGTGAGGTCCACGTTCTGCAGGGCCTGAAAGCCGCCGGCATAGGTCTTCGACAGACCTTCGATGGAGAGGATGGGAGACAAGGGGGCCACGCGAGACAGCGGAGGAAAGTCGCCCCGATATAGTCGCTTGCAGCGCATTTGAAGAGTCGCAGGGCGCACCTCTCCTGGCATACACTGCGCTGCAGGCTAGCGTGGCAGGCGCGACGGCCGGCAGTGAACGGGCAAACGCGCTTGACGGAGGGGTTTGCGGCGTGGAAGAGGCGCCGCATCGTCACTCCAGTTTCAGATCGAATTCATGCCCAAGAACACGCTTTATCTCCTCGTCGGCGCACTCCTCGTCGTTGCCATCGGCCTCGGCGTCTACGTCTACCAGGAAGAGACCGCGCCGAGCGACGGCGTCGAGATCAGCATCGGCGACGAAGGCGTCAGCGTCGAAGGCAACTGAGGCCTCGTCACAAAAAAGAGCGGGCGCCTCCTGGCGCCCGCTCGCTTTGCTCGCCGATTCCGAAAAACGGCTCAGATGTCGAGATTGGCGACCTGGAGCGCGTTCTCCTGGATGAACTCGCGCCGCGGCTCCACCTCATCACCCATTAGGCGAGAGAAGAGGAGGTCGGCGTCCGTCGCGTCGTTGACCTTCACCTGCAGCAGCGAGCGAACCTCCGGGTCGAGCGTCGTTTCCCAGAGCTGCTCGGGGTCCATCTCGCCAAGACCCTTGTAGCGCTGGAGCGAGATGCCCTTGCGACCGACCTCGAAGACGGCCGTCAGAAGCGCGAGCGGGCCGGAGATCGGCTGCTCGACATCCTTGCGGCGCAGGACCGGAACGGTGGCGTAGACCTCGGCGAGGCGCGGGGCCAGCCGATTGAGCTGGATCGCGTCGGCCGAGGCGATGAGACCGGCATCGATGGTGCGCACTTCGAGCACGCCGCGAACCGTGCGCTGGAAGCGGTAGCCGCCCTCGCCCGTCGCCTCGCCTACCCAGCCACGCTCGGTCTCTTCCGAGACGGCATCGAGAGCCTTGGCCACGCGTTCGGCCATGAAGGGCGCATCGGCGCCGGAATCGGCGATCTGCGGCGACAGCGCGCCGGCGATCGCGGCCTGTTCCACAACCTGCCGATCGTAGCGAGAGTGAAGGCCCGCCAGCACCTGCCGCACGGCCAGCGCATCGTCGACGACGGCGCGAAGATCGCGGCCCGTGCGCACTTCGCCGGAGCCGAGCGTCAGGCTCGCATCCTCCAGCCCGCTCTCGATCAGATAGTTGTCGAGCGCGGCCTGGTCCTTGAGATACTGGCCCTGCTTGCCGCGCGTCACCTTATAGAGCGGCGGCTGGGCGATGTAGACGTAGCCGCGCTCGATCAGCTCCGGCATCTGCCTGAAGAAGAACGTGAGAAGCAGTGTGCGGATGTGGGCGCCGTCCACGTCGGCGTCCGTCATGATGATGATCTTGTGGTAGCGCAGCTTGTCCGGGTTGAACTCGTCCTTGCCGATCGAGGTGCCGAGCGCGGTGATGAGCGTGCCGATCTGGTCGGAGCCGAGCATGCGGTCGAAGCGTGCCCGCTCGACGTTCAGGATCTTGCCGCGCAGCGGCAGGATCGCCTGGTTCTGGCGCGAGCGCGCGCCCTTCGCCGAGCCGCCGGCCGAATCGCCCTCCACGAGGAAGATCTCGGACTTGGCCGGGTCCTTCTCCTGGCAATCGGCGAGCTTGCCAGGCAGCGAGGTGATGTCGAGCGCGCCCTTGCGGCGCGTCAGCTCGCGCGCTTTCCTCGCGGCCTCGCGGGCGGAGGCGGCCTCCACCACCTTGCCGACGACGATGCGCGCTTCCTGCGGATGCTCCTCGAGCCAGGTCGCCAGCGTCTCGTTGACGAGGCTCTCGACCACGGGGCGCACCTCGGAGGAGACGAGCTTGTCCTTGGTCTGCGAGGAGAATTTCGGGTCCGGCACCTTCACCGAAAGGACGCAGGTCAGCCCCTCGCGGCAATCGTCGCCGGTGAGCGTGACCTTCTCCTTCTTCAGGATGCCGGAAGCGTCGGCATAGCCGATCACCTGGCGCGTCAGCGCGCCGCGAAAGCCCGCCATATGCGTGCCGCCATCGCGCTGCGGGATGTTGTTGGTGAAGGGCAGCACCGTGTCCTGGTAGGAATCGTTCCACCACATGGCGGCTTCCACCGTGATGCCGTCCTTCTCGCCCTTCAGGACCAGCGGCTCGCCGATCAGCGGTTTGCGGGCGCGGTCGAGATAGCGCACAAAGGCCTCGAGGCCGCCCTCATAGAAGAGTTCGGCGCGCTTCTCATCGGCGTGGCGCTTGTCGGTGAGGGTGATGCGCACGCCGGAGTTCAGGAAGGCGAGTTCGCGCAGACGATGCTCCAGCGTCGCGAAGTCGAACTCGGTCCTGGTGAAGGTGTCGGTCGAGGGCAGGAAGGTGATGGCCGTGCCGGTCTCTGCGCCCGCGTCTCCAGTGACGGCCAAAGGCGCGTCCGGCACGCCGTGGGTGAAGGCCATCTCGTGAATCTGGCCCTTGCGGCGGATCTTCATCTTCAGCCAGACCGACAGCGCGTTGACGACCGAGACGCCGACGCCGTGCAGGCCGCCCGAGACCTTGTAGGAATTCTGGTCGAACTTACCGCCGGCGTGGAGCTGGGTCATGATGACCTCGGCCGCCGAGACCCCCTCGCCCTGATGGATGTCGGTCGGGATGCCGCGGCCATTGTCGGTGACGGTGCAGGAGCCGTCGGCGTTCAGCGTCACGGTCACGAGCGTGGCATGGCCGGCCAATGCCTCGTCGATGGCATTGTCCACCACCTCGTAGACCATGTGGTGCAAGCCCGAACCGTCGTCGGTGTCGCCGATATACATGCCGGGCCGTTTGCGCACGGCGTCGAGACCCTTCAGCACCTTGATGGAATCGGCGCCGTATTCGGCGCCCGCGCCGGGGTTCGTCTCGTTCGCGTCTGACATGGATGTCCTTGGGGTCGTGCGCCTGCGGCAGGCTCGTCGAGGATGCCGCTCACGGCCACCCGAATATAATGGTTCTTGCCCGCGAACCCAAGCCTTTTGGCCGCAGGGGCCCGCACCTTAATTGCGCGCGCCACGCCCCCATATGACAGGGCGAAGAAGGAGCCGCCGCATGCAGACCCAGACGATCCCCTTCCGCGCGCCCGCACCGATCCCCCACACAAAGCCGCTGTCCTTCGCCGGCTTCGTCTGGACCGCCTCGCGCAATCCGATCGAGATCTGGGGCTCGCGCGCCTACAAGGAGCCGTACCTCAAGGCGAACTGGCTGAACGTGCCGACGGTGATCGTCAACGAGCCGAAGGCGATCCGCACGCTCCTCGTCGACAACGCGAAGAACTACGCGATGCAGCCGCTGCGCCAACGCGTCCTGCGCCCGATGCTGCGCGACGGGTTGCTGACCGCCGAGGGCGAACTGTGGAAGCGCACGCGAAAGTCGCTCGCCCCTGTCTTCACGCCGAAGAACATCCACGCGCTGGCGCCGATCATGGCCGAGCGCTCGCGGCTGTTCGCTGAAGGTTTGCAGCAACTGCCGGACGGGCGTGCGGACATCGCCTTCCAGATGACGCTCCTCACCTACGACATCCTGCAGGCGACGCTCTTCTCCAACGACATCGACGGCGAGCCCACCGAGTTCGCCGAGGCGATGGAGCTGTTTCTGAAGCGCATGGGGCGGGTCGATCCTCTCGACATCCTCGACGCGCCGGCCTTCCTGCCACGTATCGGGCGCCTGCTCGGCCAGCGCTCGACGAAGTATTTCCGCGGCGTCATCGCCGGCACGATGGAGCGGCGGCGACAGCTCCTCGCCACCGACCCGGATGCCGCCCCGAACGACTTCCTGACCATGCTCCTGAAGGCCGACGGGCTGTCGCGCTCGGAGATCGAGGACAACATCATCACCTTCATCGGCGCCGGGCACGAGACGACCGCGCGGGCGCTCGGCTGGACACTCTACCTTCTCAGCCAGTCACCGCGCGACCGGGAGGCCGTGGAGGCGGAGGTCGACGCCGTTCTGCCGGGCCTGGACGACCCCGCAACGTGGCTCGACGCCCTGCCGCAGACGCGCGCCGCCTTCGAGGAGGCGATGCGGCTCTACCCGCCGGCGCCCTCGCTCAACCGCACGGCGCTGGAGGCAGACCGCGTCGGCGACATGGACATCCCCGCCGGCTCCTCGGTGCTCGTGATGCCGTGGCTCGTCCATCGCCACGAGGCACTGTGGGAGAACCCGCTCGACTTCGTGCCCGCGCGCTTCCTGCCGGGCAATCGCGAGAGGATTGACCGCTATCAGTATCTGCCTTTCGGCGTCGGCCCGCGCGTGTGCATCGGCTCAAGCTTTGCCATGCAGGAGGGCGTCATCGCGCTCGCCGAACTGATGCGTCACCTGCGTTTCGACTTCACCGGCGACAAGCCGCCCTATCCGGTCCAGAAGATCACCGTGCAGCCGCGCGGCGGTCTGCCCATGCGGGTGAGCCGGCGGTAGGAGCCCTATTCAGCGGCCGCGTCCGCCGGCGGGTTCGCGGTGCCCTGGCGCGGCGCCTCGGAGCGGTGATTGACGAGCTCGCGATGCGCCTGCGGCGCCTCATCGCGGCTCATGTAGCGCGAAGGATCGGCGTCGGTCGGCAGCAGCCGGGCGATCGCCTTGGGCTCGCCATCCTCACCGAAACGCTGCCGGAACAGGGCGCGCACGCGCTCCGCGGTGCGGTGCTGGACTTCGCCGATCGAGCCCTCCGAGACATCGCCGCGCAACACGATCACCTGATCGTCGGCGGTCAGCTGGTCGAGGAACACCTTCGGGTTCTCCAGCCGCACCGCTGCGCCGTCGTGCGAGCGGTTCGACAGGAGCAGTTCGCGCGCCTCGTCGAACGGGATTTTGCGCGGAACCGTGACGGTCCAGGCGAGGGTGCGGGCGCTGGCGCGCGAATGATTGCGCAGCCACACGTTCCAGAGCGTCGAGTTCGGCGCGAAGACGAACAGCCCGTCGAAGGTTTCCAGGTGGGAGACGAACAGCCCGATCTCGCGCACGGTGCCGGAATAGGCGCTGGTCTCGATATAATCGCCGACGCGGAAGGGACGAAGCCACAGGAGCATGATGCCGGCCGCGATATTCGTCAGCGTGCCCTGCAGCGCGAGGCCGACGGCAAGACCCGCGGCCCCGAGGATCGCGAGCAGCGAGGTCATCTGCACGCCGATCTGCCCCAGCGCGATGATCGCCGTCATGATGACGATCAGATACTTGATGATCGCCACGATCGGCGCGCGCATGGTCTGGTCGAGCCGGATCGATCGGCCCAGCGCGCGCCCGACGGCGTTCGACAGGCGGCTGGCGAGAAACAGGCCTATAGCAAGGACGAGGATGGCGGAGACGAGGCTCGGAAGGAAGAAGACGGCCTGCTCGCCAAGACGTGTGGCGAAGGCGCGCGTTTCGTTCAACGTCTCGAAATCCATCAGCATTCCCTGTCCGTTTCAATTCTTTCAGAAAGGACAGGCATGTAGAAAGAAAAGGGCCGCTCCGTGAAGCGACCCTCGATTTTCCGATATTCGCGACGCTTAGATCGACGGCGCGCCGGTCTTCGGCGCCGGCGTGGCTGTCTCGTCCACGAGCCCTTCGAAGAGCGCCGTCGACAGATAACGCTCGGCAAAGGACGGGATGATCACGACGATGTTCTTCCCCGCCATCTCCGGCCGCTGGCCGACCCTGATTGCCGCCGAGAGGGCCGCGCCCGACGAAATGCCGACCGGAACACCCTCGAGGCGCGCGACGAGGCGCGCCGTCTCGAAACTTTCCTCGTTGGTCGCCTGCACAACCTCGTCGTAGATCGAGGTGTCTAGGATGGCGGGGGCGAAGCCCGCGCCGATGCCCTGGATCTTGTGAGGGCCGGGCTGGCCACCCGACAGGACGTGCGAGGCTTCAGGCTCGACGGCGACGACGCGCACGTCCGGCTTGCGGCCCTTCAGCACCTGCCCGACGCCGGTAATCGTGCCGCCCGTGCCGATGCCGGAGACCAAAACGTCGACATTGCCGCCCGTGTCGTTCCAGATTTCCTCGGCGGTCGTGACGCGATGGATCTGCGGATTGGCCGGATTCTCGAACTGCTGCGGGATGACGGCGTTCGGGATGTCCGCCTTGAGTTCCTCCGCCTTGGCGATGGCGCCCTTCATGCCCTTGGCGCCTTCCGTCAGCACCAGATCGGCACCGAGAAGACGCAGCATCTTGCGGCGCTCGATCGACATGGTCTCGGGCATCGTCAGGATGAGATTGTAGCCCTTGGCGGCGGCCGCGAAGGCGAGCGCGATACCGGTGTTGCCCGAAGTCGGCTCGATCAGCGTCGTCTTGCCCGGCTCGATCGTGCCGTCCGCCTCCAGCTTCTCCAGCATCGCGACGCCGATGCGGTCCTTCACGCTGGCGATCGGGTTGAAGAATTCGAGCTTGGCGAGAATATGGGCTTTCACCCCTTTCTCCTTTGCCAGCTTGTCGAGGCGCACGAGCGGCGTGTCGCCGATCGTGTCGAGGATGGAATCGTAGATCCTGCCGCGTCCCTTGGTGCGCGGGGCGCTTTCGTTCACGGGCTTGTCCATTGCGCTCTCCCTCTGAAGCATCGGCCCGAAAACCGTTCGGCTTTCGAAAAGCGCGATGCGCTGATTGAAGGTGCTGGAGCGATCTTATGCGCCCGATCAGACGCACGGCGCTCCAGCGGTCTCGTTCGCCAACAACATAGGGAGCGATCGGCGATGCGCCGAGGCATAGGCGAACACGGCTTCGCGTTCGCGCGAAACGCGCGTTCCGCCTCGATGCGATTGAACGAACGGGCTTTCCCTCAGCGCCCCGTCGAGCCGAAGCCGCCCGCCCCCCGCGCCGTCTCGTCGAGGCTCTGCGCTTCGCGGTAGGTCGCTCGGGCCACCGGCGCGACGACGAGCTGCGCGATGCGATCGCCGCGCGAAACGATGAAGGGTTCGTCCCCGAGATTGATCAGGATGATCTTGATCTCCCCGCGATAGTCGGCGTCGATCGTGCCGGGCGTGTTGACGAGCGTCACGCCGTGGCGCGCCGCGAGGCCGGAGCGCGGGCGAACCTGGATCTCGAAGCCCTCGGGGATCGCGACTGCGAAGCCCGTCGGTACCAGCGCGCGCGCCAACGGTGCGAGCGTCAGCGGCTCCTCCACGGCAGCACGGATGTCGGCACCGGCTGCGCCCGCGCTCAAGGGCTGCGGCAGTTCGAGCCCTTCGCCATGCGGCAGGCGCAGAAGGGCGATCTCGACGGGTTCGCTCATGGGCGGGGCTTCTCCAGCAGCATGCGGGCGATATGATCTGCGAGTCCAGTCGCGACCTCGTCCTTGGTCGCGGACGGCCAGTCCTCGACGCCTTCTGCGGTCACCAGATGGACAGTGTTGCTCGTCCCGCCCATGATGCCGGTTTCATGGGAGACGTCGTTGGCGACGATGAGGTCGGCACCCTTGCGTTCGAGCTTGCCGCGCGCATGAGCAAGAAGGTCGTCGGTCTCGGCGGCAAAGCCCACGACGACGCGCGGGCGCCGCTCGCTCTTGCCGATGGTCGCCAGGATGTCGGGGTTCAGCGCGAGTTCGAGCGGGGGAGGCACGGAGCCGTCCTTCTTCAGCTTGCCCGCGTGGGCCTCGGCCGCCCGCCAGTCGGCGACGGCCGCGACGAAGACGCCGATATCGGCCGGGAGCTGCGCCTCGACGGCCGCCAGCATCTCCCGCGCGGTCTCGACCTTCACGACGATCACGCCGGCGGGATCGGGGATCGAGACAGGCCCGGAGACCAGCGTCACCTCGGCGCCAAGCCGGGCCAGCGCGGCCGCGATGGCGTGACCCTGCCGCCCGGACGAGCGGTTGGCGATGTAGCGCACCGGGTCGATCGGCTCATGCGTCGGCCCCGAGGTGACGACCGCGCGGCGCCCCGCGAGTGGAGCGTCGCCCGCACCGAAGAGTGCCTCCAGAGCGCCTGCGATCTCCAGCGGCTCGGCCATGCGGCCCTCGCCCGCCTCGCCGCTCTCGGCCATCTCCCCGCGATTGGGGCCGACGAAATGGACGCCGTCCTCCGTCAGCCGTTGCAGATTTCGGCGCGTTGCCGGATGCGACCACATCGCCGGGTTCATCGCCGGCGCGAAGAGGATCGGCGCGCGCGTTGCCAGGAGCACTGCGCCGGGGAGGTCGCCCGCGAGCCCTGCCGAAAGTTGCGCCATTCGGTCGGCGCTGGCCGGCGCGACGATGACGGCATCGCATTCGCGGGCAAGGCGAATGTGCCCGACATCCTGCTCGTCCTCACGGTCGAAGAGGTCGGTATAGACGCGGTGGGCGGCGAGCGCGCCCACCGAAAGGGGCGTCACGAAATGGTGCGCGGCCTGCGTCATCACCGGCACGACGATCGCCCCGCGCTCACGCAGACGGCGGATGAGATCGAGGCATTTGTAGGCCGCGATCCCGCCGCCGATGACGAGAAGGATGCGCTTGCCTGCCAGCGTCTTCATGCCGCGATCGCCGATCGGATGTCGGTGTGGGAGAAGTCGTCGCCTTTGTAGAGCAGCGGCGCGTCGAGGGATTTGGCCAGCGCGTAGGAGAAGCAGTCGCCCAGATTCAACCCGGCGCGGCTTCCCGACCCCTTTCCATATGTCTCGTACGCGAGCGAGGCGAGATCGGCCATCGTTCGATCGAAGGGCGCAATCGATACTTCCGACTCGCGCAGCAGGCGGTTCATCCTTTCCAACCCCTCCGGGAGACGCCGGCTGCACAGAGCGGCGAGTTCGACCAGACTTGGCGCCGACAGGACCCGGGCATCGGCAGCGATGATCGATCTGGACATCCGGTGCGCTTCCGGTTCCGCGTTGAGAACCGCAAAGAGTGCAGACGTGTCGATTGCGATCATTCCTCCAGATAGCTCCAAAGCGCGTCCGATTCCGCCTTCTGGTCGATCGGCTGGTCTGGCTTACGCCCGAGCGCGACGATCCGCTGGACCTTCGCTTCGATCTCTTCTTCGGTCAGCTTCGGGCGGGGCGGCAGCACCCCGTCACGAAGAATGCGGCGCGCTTCGCTCTCCATCGATACGCCGTTTCGCGCAGCCTGCACCCGGAGCTTCGCCTTGAGCTCGTCGTCGATGTTACGGATGGTCATGCTGCCCATCGCGAACTCCGCGCTTGAAATCACCTTCCGCAGAAATAGGCCCCACCCCATTTGATTGCAATGCAATCACCCGAAGGTCAGCTGCCAGGCGATGACCGCGAGTGCGAGCGCCGCGACGACCTGCGCGATATGACCGATGGCGATCGCAAAGCGCGAATCCTTGGCGAGTTCGATGAGGTCGTCGTCGTTGATGTGGATGCCGTTCTCGATGAGATCGGGCATGTCGCGCGCGAGAATCTCGAGGCCGGTCGCGAGATCCGGCACGCGCCGCGCCAAGCGGCCGATCGCCTCGATGCCCTCGCGTGCCTCGCGCAGCTTGGCGGCGGGCCCGAGCTCGCGCAGGATGTACTCGCTCACCACAGGCTCGGCGGCCGACCACATGTTGAAGCGCGGATCGTAGGAGCGCGCGACGCCCTCCACCACGACCATCGTCTTCTGCAGGAGGATCAGCTCGGGGCGCGTGCGCATCTCGAAGAGCTCCGTCACCTCGAACAGGAGCGTGAGCAGATGGCCCATCGAGATGGTTTCGGCGGGCTGGCCGTGGATCGGCTCGCCGATGGCGCGCAGCGCCTGCGCGAAGGACAGGACGTCCTGGTTCCGCGGCACATAACCGGCCTCGAAATGCACCTCTGCCACGCGCCGGTAGTCTCGGCGGATGAAGCCGTACAGGATTTCGGCGAGGAAGCGGCGGGAATCGGCCGTGAGCCTGCCGACGATGCCGAGATCCACCGCCACGATCGCACCGTCGGGCGCGACGAACAGATTGCCGGGATGCATGTCGGCATGGAAGAAGCCGTCGCGCATCGAATGGCGCAGGAAGGACTGGATCAGCTGCACGCCCAGCGCGGGGAGGTCGTGGCCGGCCGCCGCCACGCCCTCGACGTCACGCATCTTCACGCCGTCGATCCACTCCATGGTGATGACGTCGCGGCCCGTGCGCTCCCAGTCGATGCCGGGCACACGGAAGCCGGGATCGTCCGCGACGTTTTCGGCCATCTCGGATGCGGCGGCGGCCTCCAGCCGCAGATCCATCTCGATCTTGGTGGACTGCGCCAGCGTCTCGACCACCGCGACGGGCCGCAGGCGCCGCGAGGAGGGGACGGCGAGTTCCATGACCCGCGCTATGAAGGCGAAGGCGTCGAGTTCGCGCAGGAAGCGCTCGCGCACGCCGGGCCGGATGACCTTCACCGCGACGAAGCGCTCCTGGCCCTCGCGCGTCATCACGCGGGCCTTGTGGACCTGCGCGATGGAGGCGGCGCCGACGATCTCGCCGAAGTCGAGGAAGAGGTCGTCGATCGTGCGACCGAGCGATGCCTCGACGGCGGCCATCGCCTGCGCCTTGGGAAAGGGCGGAACGTTGTCCTGCAGGAGGCCGAGTTCGAGCGCGATGGTGGTGCCGACGATGTCGGGGCGTGTCGCGAGGAACTGACCGAGCTTGACATAGGACGGGCCCAGCCGGTTCAGCGCCACCGAGAGACGGTCGGCGCGCGCGCGCCGCTTGGCCGAACGGCGCGCGATGACGCCCGCGATGCGATGGGCGAGCCGCCCCATCGGCGGCAGCCCTTCGGCCGGCAACGCGGAGACGACGCCCTCACGTGCCAGCACGAAGGCGGCTCGAAAAAGCGCCAGCGTTCCTGAGATCGGGCTCGCCAAGGCGCGCGCTTCCTTACAGCTTCCAGCCCGAATGCATCGCCGCGATGCCGCCGGACAGATTGCGATGGGTCACGCGCTCGAAACCGGCCTTGCGGATCGCGGTCTCGAAATTGGCCTGGTTGGGGAAGCGTCGGATCGATTCCACCAGATATTCGTAAGACGCGCGATCCTTGGCCACGGCCTCGCCGATCGCCGGGATCGCGCGGAAGGACCATTCCTCGTAGACGCGATCGAGCACCGGCAGGTCCACCTCGGAGAATTCGAGGCACAGGAAGCGTCCGCCGGGCCGCAGGACGCGAAACGCCTCGTCCAGCGCCTTGTCGATGCGCGGCACGTTGCGGATGCCGAACGCGATCGTATAGGCGTCGAAGCTCGCATCGGCAAAATCGAGCGCCTCGGCGTTGCCTTCCACGAAGGCAAGGTCGGCGCCGGGCAGCTTCTTCGCGGCACGCTCCGCGCCCACGGCGAGCATCGAGGCGTTGATGTCGACGACGGTCCCGCGCGCGTGCCCGCCCGAGGCCTTCACGATGCGCATGGCGATGTCGCCGGTGCCGCCCGCGACATCCACGAAGCGCCAGCCCGGCCGGCGCGAGG
Protein-coding sequences here:
- the gyrB gene encoding DNA topoisomerase (ATP-hydrolyzing) subunit B, which codes for MSDANETNPGAGAEYGADSIKVLKGLDAVRKRPGMYIGDTDDGSGLHHMVYEVVDNAIDEALAGHATLVTVTLNADGSCTVTDNGRGIPTDIHQGEGVSAAEVIMTQLHAGGKFDQNSYKVSGGLHGVGVSVVNALSVWLKMKIRRKGQIHEMAFTHGVPDAPLAVTGDAGAETGTAITFLPSTDTFTRTEFDFATLEHRLRELAFLNSGVRITLTDKRHADEKRAELFYEGGLEAFVRYLDRARKPLIGEPLVLKGEKDGITVEAAMWWNDSYQDTVLPFTNNIPQRDGGTHMAGFRGALTRQVIGYADASGILKKEKVTLTGDDCREGLTCVLSVKVPDPKFSSQTKDKLVSSEVRPVVESLVNETLATWLEEHPQEARIVVGKVVEAASAREAARKARELTRRKGALDITSLPGKLADCQEKDPAKSEIFLVEGDSAGGSAKGARSRQNQAILPLRGKILNVERARFDRMLGSDQIGTLITALGTSIGKDEFNPDKLRYHKIIIMTDADVDGAHIRTLLLTFFFRQMPELIERGYVYIAQPPLYKVTRGKQGQYLKDQAALDNYLIESGLEDASLTLGSGEVRTGRDLRAVVDDALAVRQVLAGLHSRYDRQVVEQAAIAGALSPQIADSGADAPFMAERVAKALDAVSEETERGWVGEATGEGGYRFQRTVRGVLEVRTIDAGLIASADAIQLNRLAPRLAEVYATVPVLRRKDVEQPISGPLALLTAVFEVGRKGISLQRYKGLGEMDPEQLWETTLDPEVRSLLQVKVNDATDADLLFSRLMGDEVEPRREFIQENALQVANLDI
- a CDS encoding mechanosensitive ion channel family protein gives rise to the protein MLMDFETLNETRAFATRLGEQAVFFLPSLVSAILVLAIGLFLASRLSNAVGRALGRSIRLDQTMRAPIVAIIKYLIVIMTAIIALGQIGVQMTSLLAILGAAGLAVGLALQGTLTNIAAGIMLLWLRPFRVGDYIETSAYSGTVREIGLFVSHLETFDGLFVFAPNSTLWNVWLRNHSRASARTLAWTVTVPRKIPFDEARELLLSNRSHDGAAVRLENPKVFLDQLTADDQVIVLRGDVSEGSIGEVQHRTAERVRALFRQRFGEDGEPKAIARLLPTDADPSRYMSRDEAPQAHRELVNHRSEAPRQGTANPPADAAAE
- the coaBC gene encoding bifunctional phosphopantothenoylcysteine decarboxylase/phosphopantothenate--cysteine ligase CoaBC — its product is MKTLAGKRILLVIGGGIAAYKCLDLIRRLRERGAIVVPVMTQAAHHFVTPLSVGALAAHRVYTDLFDREDEQDVGHIRLARECDAVIVAPASADRMAQLSAGLAGDLPGAVLLATRAPILFAPAMNPAMWSHPATRRNLQRLTEDGVHFVGPNRGEMAESGEAGEGRMAEPLEIAGALEALFGAGDAPLAGRRAVVTSGPTHEPIDPVRYIANRSSGRQGHAIAAALARLGAEVTLVSGPVSIPDPAGVIVVKVETAREMLAAVEAQLPADIGVFVAAVADWRAAEAHAGKLKKDGSVPPPLELALNPDILATIGKSERRPRVVVGFAAETDDLLAHARGKLERKGADLIVANDVSHETGIMGGTSNTVHLVTAEGVEDWPSATKDEVATGLADHIARMLLEKPRP
- a CDS encoding cytochrome P450, which codes for MQTQTIPFRAPAPIPHTKPLSFAGFVWTASRNPIEIWGSRAYKEPYLKANWLNVPTVIVNEPKAIRTLLVDNAKNYAMQPLRQRVLRPMLRDGLLTAEGELWKRTRKSLAPVFTPKNIHALAPIMAERSRLFAEGLQQLPDGRADIAFQMTLLTYDILQATLFSNDIDGEPTEFAEAMELFLKRMGRVDPLDILDAPAFLPRIGRLLGQRSTKYFRGVIAGTMERRRQLLATDPDAAPNDFLTMLLKADGLSRSEIEDNIITFIGAGHETTARALGWTLYLLSQSPRDREAVEAEVDAVLPGLDDPATWLDALPQTRAAFEEAMRLYPPAPSLNRTALEADRVGDMDIPAGSSVLVMPWLVHRHEALWENPLDFVPARFLPGNRERIDRYQYLPFGVGPRVCIGSSFAMQEGVIALAELMRHLRFDFTGDKPPYPVQKITVQPRGGLPMRVSRR
- a CDS encoding FitA-like ribbon-helix-helix domain-containing protein, with translation MGSMTIRNIDDELKAKLRVQAARNGVSMESEARRILRDGVLPPRPKLTEEEIEAKVQRIVALGRKPDQPIDQKAESDALWSYLEE
- a CDS encoding type II toxin-antitoxin system VapC family toxin → MIAIDTSALFAVLNAEPEAHRMSRSIIAADARVLSAPSLVELAALCSRRLPEGLERMNRLLRESEVSIAPFDRTMADLASLAYETYGKGSGSRAGLNLGDCFSYALAKSLDAPLLYKGDDFSHTDIRSAIAA
- a CDS encoding ABC transporter ATP-binding protein, whose product is MSPILSIEGLSKTYAGGFQALQNVDLTISKGEIFALLGPNGAGKTTLIGIVCGLVRPSTGKVTVAGHDILTDFRAARAQIGLVPQELTTDAFETVWNTVSFTRGLFGKPRDDAHIEKVLRDLSLWEKKDNKLNTLSGGMKRRVLIAKALSHEPEVLFLDEPTAGVDVALRRDMWRVVRGLRETGVTIILTTHYIEEAEEMADRIGVIARGKLILVEEKAALMRTLGRKQLTVELHAPLAAVPDTLAQYELKLSEDGQSLIYTYELGSERTGITALLHDLDAGGIRLRDIQTRQSTLEDIFVDLTREDRP
- the dut gene encoding dUTP diphosphatase, which translates into the protein MSEPVEIALLRLPHGEGLELPQPLSAGAAGADIRAAVEEPLTLAPLARALVPTGFAVAIPEGFEIQVRPRSGLAARHGVTLVNTPGTIDADYRGEIKIILINLGDEPFIVSRGDRIAQLVVAPVARATYREAQSLDETARGAGGFGSTGR
- the cysK gene encoding cysteine synthase A; amino-acid sequence: MDKPVNESAPRTKGRGRIYDSILDTIGDTPLVRLDKLAKEKGVKAHILAKLEFFNPIASVKDRIGVAMLEKLEADGTIEPGKTTLIEPTSGNTGIALAFAAAAKGYNLILTMPETMSIERRKMLRLLGADLVLTEGAKGMKGAIAKAEELKADIPNAVIPQQFENPANPQIHRVTTAEEIWNDTGGNVDVLVSGIGTGGTITGVGQVLKGRKPDVRVVAVEPEASHVLSGGQPGPHKIQGIGAGFAPAILDTSIYDEVVQATNEESFETARLVARLEGVPVGISSGAALSAAIRVGQRPEMAGKNIVVIIPSFAERYLSTALFEGLVDETATPAPKTGAPSI